One Ignavibacteriales bacterium DNA segment encodes these proteins:
- a CDS encoding amidohydrolase — MKIDVHTHIIPENLPDLEKKYGESGFVKLDHYKPCCAKMIKDDKVFREIEENCWDPEIRIKESNEVGVDIQVLSTIPVMFSYWAKPENTYDLSRYLNDHIAGVVDRYPTRFMGLGTLPMQSADLAIKELERCVNELGLQGVEIGTHINELNLDDSQLYPVFEAAQELDASIFVHPWDMMGRERMPKYWLPWLVGMPAETSLAICSMIFGGIFEKLPKLKVCFAHGGGSFPSTIGRIEHGFKVRPDLCAIDNNINPKKYLGRFWLDSLVHDEMAMKYIIDLIGEDKIVMGSDYPFPLGEHHPGALIESIEDMNNYVKEKLLWKNALDFLVGGDISKLRFKVNYE; from the coding sequence TTGAAAATAGACGTACATACACACATTATCCCGGAAAATCTTCCGGATCTGGAAAAGAAATATGGTGAAAGCGGATTTGTAAAACTGGATCACTATAAGCCATGCTGTGCGAAGATGATAAAGGATGATAAGGTATTCAGAGAGATCGAAGAAAACTGCTGGGATCCGGAGATCCGCATTAAGGAATCGAATGAAGTGGGAGTGGATATACAGGTTCTCTCCACTATACCGGTGATGTTTAGCTACTGGGCAAAACCGGAAAATACCTACGACCTTTCTAGATATCTCAATGATCACATAGCCGGTGTAGTTGATCGGTACCCGACGAGGTTTATGGGACTCGGTACATTGCCTATGCAGTCGGCTGACCTTGCCATTAAAGAACTTGAGAGATGCGTTAATGAACTAGGACTGCAGGGTGTAGAGATTGGTACGCATATTAATGAATTAAATCTTGATGACAGCCAATTATATCCTGTATTCGAGGCAGCGCAGGAGCTTGATGCATCAATTTTTGTTCACCCATGGGATATGATGGGCAGGGAGAGGATGCCTAAGTACTGGCTTCCGTGGCTGGTAGGTATGCCGGCAGAAACTTCACTTGCAATCTGCTCTATGATATTCGGCGGGATATTCGAGAAGCTTCCGAAGCTCAAAGTGTGCTTTGCCCATGGTGGAGGATCTTTCCCGAGCACAATTGGTAGGATAGAGCATGGATTTAAAGTCCGTCCTGACCTGTGCGCCATAGACAACAACATTAATCCGAAAAAATATCTCGGAAGATTCTGGCTGGACTCCCTTGTCCATGACGAGATGGCAATGAAGTATATTATCGACCTGATCGGGGAAGACAAGATAGTGATGGGATCGGATTATCCATTCCCTCTAGGGGAGCATCATCCTGGCGCGCTCATTGAGTCAATAGAGGATATGAATAATTATGTAAAAGAAAAGCTTCTCTGGAAAAACGCGCTGGACTTCCTTGTTGGTGGGGATATCAGCAAGCTCAGGTTTAAAGTCAATTACGAATAG
- a CDS encoding 3-hydroxyanthranilate 3,4-dioxygenase, which produces MSAPFNFMKWIEENRHLLKPPVGNKCMVDEDFIVMVVGGPNTRKDYHYEEGPEFFYQIEGDITVKVIENGEPKDINIKEGEMYYLPPRVPHSPQRSEGSIGIVIERKRVDGEMDGLMWYCENCGNKLYEEYFQLENIVDQLPPIMNKFYADEEKRTCSNCGTVMEPPVKK; this is translated from the coding sequence ATGTCAGCACCATTTAATTTCATGAAATGGATAGAGGAAAACCGCCATCTGCTGAAACCGCCGGTAGGCAATAAGTGTATGGTAGATGAGGACTTTATCGTGATGGTTGTAGGCGGACCCAATACAAGGAAAGATTACCATTATGAAGAAGGACCGGAGTTCTTTTACCAGATAGAGGGCGATATTACCGTTAAGGTCATCGAAAACGGTGAACCGAAAGATATAAATATTAAGGAAGGTGAAATGTATTACCTCCCTCCAAGAGTTCCTCATTCACCGCAAAGGTCGGAAGGATCTATTGGAATTGTTATAGAAAGGAAAAGGGTGGACGGTGAGATGGATGGCTTGATGTGGTATTGCGAAAACTGTGGGAATAAGTTGTACGAAGAGTACTTCCAGTTGGAAAATATTGTCGACCAGCTTCCACCTATTATGAACAAGTTCTATGCTGACGAGGAAAAGAGGACATGCAGTAATTGCGGTACCGTAATGGAACCGCCGGTTAAGAAGTAA
- a CDS encoding rhomboid family intramembrane serine protease has translation MDITNENVEVITAREDKKKIVYSLIISSFAVLVLWGIKSVEEIFGLSFAGMGIYPRQVEGLKGILFSPFIHGDFSHLISNTTTLFVSLFVLLYFYRDSAYKVLLIVWFFSGLSVWWVGRESYHIGASGVIYGLISFLFFSGIFRKDKRAIALSLLMVFLYGGLVWGVLPIKEEISFESHLFGAVVGFICAVIFRKSDPPAKYEWEIEQEELDSGDDVYDDIDPDEIKIDDDANPKYF, from the coding sequence ATGGATATTACGAATGAAAATGTTGAGGTAATAACTGCCCGGGAAGATAAAAAAAAGATTGTATATTCGCTGATAATTTCTTCCTTTGCGGTTCTGGTTTTGTGGGGCATAAAGTCAGTAGAAGAGATATTCGGATTGAGCTTCGCGGGGATGGGGATATACCCGCGGCAAGTGGAAGGGTTAAAGGGTATTTTATTCTCGCCTTTTATCCATGGGGATTTTTCACATTTAATATCGAACACCACTACATTGTTCGTATCACTGTTCGTGCTTTTATACTTTTACAGGGATTCGGCGTATAAGGTGCTTTTGATAGTATGGTTCTTTTCAGGTTTAAGCGTTTGGTGGGTAGGAAGGGAGTCTTATCATATCGGAGCAAGCGGGGTAATATATGGTCTGATAAGTTTTCTTTTCTTTAGCGGTATTTTCAGGAAAGACAAAAGGGCAATTGCATTGTCTTTGCTGATGGTTTTTTTATATGGAGGGCTTGTGTGGGGAGTTCTCCCAATTAAAGAGGAAATCTCTTTTGAGTCGCATTTGTTTGGAGCGGTCGTAGGTTTTATCTGTGCAGTGATTTTTAGAAAGAGTGACCCCCCTGCAAAATACGAATGGGAGATAGAACAAGAAGAATTGGATAGCGGGGACGATGTATATGATGACATCGACCCTGATGAAATAAAAATTGATGATGACGCAAACCCGAAATATTTCTAA
- a CDS encoding 2TM domain-containing protein — protein sequence MYDQNDPKYQRAKRHVASLRSFYSHLFTYVLINIVLIAWNLITSPDHIWFYWVTFGWGIGLAFHAISVFGKSGLLGPDWEEKKMKEYMDKDNG from the coding sequence ATGTACGATCAAAATGATCCAAAGTATCAAAGAGCAAAAAGACATGTTGCCTCTTTACGGAGTTTTTATTCCCACCTGTTTACATATGTCTTGATAAATATTGTACTTATCGCATGGAACCTCATTACTTCACCTGATCACATTTGGTTTTACTGGGTGACATTTGGATGGGGGATCGGGCTCGCATTCCACGCAATATCGGTATTTGGCAAGTCGGGATTGCTGGGACCGGACTGGGAAGAAAAGAAAATGAAAGAGTACATGGATAAGGACAACGGTTAA
- a CDS encoding T9SS type A sorting domain-containing protein yields MKIRSLLIIASVLFAVNSFAGDIYHKVGDRGSDDTRITVQSSDVNKTMINIEVNGYFNSAVNEGDATYDKIYLKEYTSLGETGQPSLPVIVKWVAIPNNKDVKVNIMNASSQEVDNVNIYPSQEFPMRNGNGKTQFVKDNNYYSRNVLAPSQIVKVREIAAFRDYRVAIIEIHPMQYNPAQRKLVVYNNIDFELRYEGVNTENNVHRSNPSESKSFLNMYKDLILNYEYVSDNNSGILEAPNMLIITADNLYTGILPFAEWKTQKGIRTNIVKMSDIGTGDATPNQDQVKAYLTSAYNGPDRPEFVLLVGDAAGQNTIPWFSVGFDKSDHPYSCLEGNDIIPDVSLGRISVQSLPELEKAVLKLIQYEKYPNMSQTDWYKRAFVLHSNDGIDPINGQVAKNVFLNEGGFTNVDIANPSTSQSQITAYLNGGVSWVWYIGHGYEEAWATPYWHMNNMPNLTYGTRLPSIVSIACSNADLDWNATNDCFGEAFIERDTINSASNICAATELCAFYTTDTLGRYMLYAYFREGINDFGSMMNYGKINAYNYFNGNNTVQETIHEYLVLGDPTQEAYSDVPKTLTVTTSQSSSPNSIITVNVKSNGNNIEGAMVGINQNNDLRVAGYTNVQGNFEFSSSTLVNGFPVSAVVTGKNLAPYIGDIITNVNFVSEIPESYRLGQNYPNPFNPSTKIDFALPHNGFVTLKVYDVLGKEVATLVNGQLNAGTYNVDFNAGALSSGIYFYRLSTDGFTEIKKMTLLK; encoded by the coding sequence ATGAAAATCAGAAGTTTACTCATTATAGCTTCAGTCCTCTTTGCTGTAAACTCCTTTGCTGGCGATATTTATCATAAGGTAGGAGATAGAGGATCTGATGATACCCGCATTACAGTACAAAGTTCAGATGTAAACAAAACAATGATAAATATAGAGGTAAATGGTTATTTTAATTCTGCAGTGAATGAAGGTGATGCTACTTATGATAAGATTTATTTAAAAGAATACACGTCTTTAGGTGAGACAGGGCAGCCGTCATTACCCGTGATTGTGAAGTGGGTAGCAATTCCTAACAATAAAGACGTTAAAGTAAATATAATGAATGCATCTTCGCAGGAGGTGGATAATGTTAATATTTATCCGTCACAGGAATTTCCTATGAGGAATGGCAATGGTAAGACACAGTTCGTAAAAGATAATAATTATTATTCAAGGAATGTGCTTGCTCCGTCGCAGATAGTTAAGGTACGCGAGATAGCAGCTTTCCGGGATTATAGGGTTGCTATAATAGAGATACACCCTATGCAATATAACCCTGCTCAGAGAAAGCTAGTGGTATATAATAATATAGATTTTGAACTGAGGTATGAGGGAGTCAATACGGAAAATAATGTACACAGGAGCAATCCTTCAGAGTCTAAGTCATTTCTGAACATGTACAAGGACCTAATACTAAATTATGAATATGTGAGCGATAATAACAGCGGAATATTGGAAGCACCCAATATGCTGATCATAACGGCAGATAATCTTTATACCGGGATCTTGCCGTTTGCAGAATGGAAAACGCAGAAAGGTATAAGAACAAATATCGTGAAAATGTCCGATATAGGTACCGGTGATGCTACTCCAAACCAGGATCAGGTAAAAGCATACCTGACATCGGCTTATAACGGACCGGACAGACCTGAGTTCGTGCTCCTGGTGGGAGATGCCGCCGGTCAGAATACGATCCCATGGTTCTCGGTAGGTTTTGATAAGTCAGATCACCCGTATTCTTGTTTAGAAGGCAACGACATAATCCCGGATGTTTCACTTGGAAGGATCTCTGTTCAGTCACTTCCTGAGCTGGAAAAGGCTGTCTTAAAACTTATACAATATGAAAAATATCCGAATATGTCTCAGACCGATTGGTACAAAAGGGCATTTGTGCTTCACAGTAATGATGGCATAGACCCTATAAATGGGCAGGTTGCAAAGAATGTCTTTTTGAATGAAGGCGGATTTACAAATGTGGATATAGCAAATCCCTCAACATCACAAAGCCAGATAACCGCTTATCTTAACGGAGGTGTGAGCTGGGTCTGGTACATAGGACACGGATATGAAGAGGCGTGGGCTACTCCTTACTGGCACATGAATAACATGCCTAACCTTACATACGGTACAAGGCTGCCGTCGATCGTTTCAATAGCATGCTCAAATGCTGACCTTGACTGGAATGCGACAAATGACTGTTTCGGTGAAGCGTTCATCGAAAGAGACACTATCAATTCTGCTTCAAATATATGCGCAGCAACAGAGCTATGTGCATTTTATACAACAGACACACTTGGCAGATACATGCTCTACGCTTATTTTAGGGAGGGTATAAATGATTTTGGAAGTATGATGAATTACGGCAAGATAAATGCTTACAATTATTTCAACGGAAACAATACGGTACAGGAAACGATTCACGAATACCTGGTTCTTGGCGACCCAACCCAGGAAGCATACTCCGACGTGCCTAAGACATTGACAGTAACAACATCACAGAGCAGCAGTCCTAATAGTATTATTACCGTAAACGTGAAATCGAACGGGAATAATATCGAAGGAGCAATGGTGGGTATAAATCAGAACAATGACCTGAGGGTGGCAGGATATACAAATGTGCAGGGAAATTTTGAATTCAGTTCAAGTACACTTGTAAATGGATTCCCGGTATCAGCAGTTGTTACGGGAAAGAATCTGGCTCCCTATATAGGTGATATAATTACTAATGTTAATTTTGTTTCTGAGATACCGGAGAGCTACAGACTTGGACAAAATTATCCTAATCCGTTCAATCCTTCGACAAAAATAGATTTTGCTTTACCGCATAATGGATTTGTAACTCTAAAAGTATATGACGTCCTGGGCAAGGAAGTAGCTACGCTTGTGAACGGCCAGTTAAATGCCGGCACATATAATGTTGATTTCAATGCCGGGGCGCTATCGAGCGGTATTTATTTTTACAGGCTTTCGACGGACGGCTTTACCGAGATCAAAAAAATGACTCTTCTCAAATAG
- a CDS encoding sigma-70 family RNA polymerase sigma factor produces MSSSDKIDGIVKSYAKRLFGFIRPRVNSEEDAEDILQDVFYELAYAESLMQPIEQLTSWLFTVARNRITDLYRKKKPDSLSEIGADEDDDLMREISEILATEDGTQESDFLGSLIRDELAKALDELPPEQKQVFDLHEIQGKSFKEIAEMTGEPVNTLLSRKRYAVLYLREKLRDLYKDIINY; encoded by the coding sequence ATGTCGAGCTCTGATAAGATAGACGGTATAGTTAAAAGTTATGCTAAAAGGCTCTTTGGATTCATACGCCCGCGCGTAAACAGCGAAGAGGATGCTGAGGATATTCTACAGGATGTCTTTTATGAACTAGCTTATGCAGAAAGCCTCATGCAACCGATCGAACAATTAACGTCATGGCTTTTTACGGTAGCACGTAACCGTATCACCGATCTCTACAGAAAGAAAAAACCGGATTCTCTCTCGGAAATAGGAGCGGACGAAGACGACGATTTGATGCGCGAAATCAGTGAGATACTCGCCACGGAGGACGGCACACAGGAGTCCGATTTCCTTGGTTCATTGATTCGTGATGAACTTGCAAAAGCCCTTGATGAACTTCCGCCTGAACAAAAGCAGGTGTTTGATCTTCATGAGATACAAGGAAAATCATTTAAGGAGATAGCGGAAATGACCGGTGAACCCGTTAATACACTGCTATCACGTAAGAGGTATGCTGTGTTATACCTGCGCGAAAAGCTCAGGGATCTTTATAAAGACATAATTAATTATTAG
- a CDS encoding DUF3592 domain-containing protein, which translates to MDWNKVDNAVNTAGEVYSTAAKIGRVLMGLFFTVVGAGLLIWAVMWFSDRVSSMDEYVLTQGTVKELDKDRDPDGSDTYVFAPIVSYKDNNGNEHLHKSSSYSYPPDYEIGETVEIYYLPSSPKEAFINSFFEKWGIGIIIAIVGLVITPIGIWLVVSAFRKNTREFTSSSGSTENQFTGVRIG; encoded by the coding sequence ATGGACTGGAATAAAGTAGATAATGCAGTAAATACGGCCGGCGAGGTATACAGTACCGCCGCAAAGATAGGCAGAGTGCTAATGGGATTATTTTTTACGGTAGTAGGAGCAGGGCTTCTCATCTGGGCAGTAATGTGGTTTTCCGACAGAGTAAGCTCGATGGATGAGTATGTTCTCACGCAGGGAACGGTTAAAGAACTTGATAAGGACCGTGACCCTGACGGAAGTGACACTTATGTTTTTGCCCCGATCGTTTCATATAAGGACAATAATGGTAATGAGCATTTGCACAAATCAAGCAGTTACAGCTATCCACCCGATTATGAAATAGGGGAGACAGTAGAAATTTACTATCTGCCATCAAGTCCGAAGGAAGCTTTCATTAATTCTTTTTTTGAAAAATGGGGGATAGGAATAATTATTGCAATAGTCGGCCTTGTAATTACTCCGATCGGAATATGGCTGGTAGTATCCGCATTCAGAAAGAACACACGTGAGTTTACGAGTTCAAGCGGAAGCACTGAAAATCAATTTACGGGCGTAAGAATCGGATAA